The following are from one region of the Hyphomicrobium album genome:
- a CDS encoding PilZ domain-containing protein yields MSTSTDAYRPTELADAAYEGQNKRRYPRYALSLPGRFMRADKLDHPSRLIDISVESAAMTTPVPLHVGEKLIVYLMHLGGIEGTVIRLFPGSFAMMISGTQRKRDKLALQIPRLAAQSEIPESEEREYPRVTADEAALLVLPDGSTMVCPLHDLSMSGAAIVTPARPPLGAEVMVDKRRATVVRHHERGIAVEFFNEGLRAAGEFGAALRPAPRR; encoded by the coding sequence ATGTCAACGAGTACGGATGCATATCGGCCCACCGAACTGGCCGATGCCGCATATGAGGGGCAGAACAAGCGCCGCTACCCGCGTTACGCTCTGAGCCTCCCTGGCCGCTTCATGCGCGCCGACAAGCTCGATCACCCCTCTCGCCTCATCGACATCTCGGTTGAAAGCGCCGCCATGACGACGCCTGTCCCGTTGCATGTCGGCGAGAAACTAATCGTCTACCTTATGCATCTAGGTGGCATCGAGGGGACGGTCATTCGTCTGTTCCCCGGCAGCTTCGCCATGATGATCAGCGGCACGCAGCGCAAGCGGGACAAGCTTGCCTTGCAGATACCGCGGCTGGCGGCGCAATCCGAAATTCCCGAGAGCGAGGAGCGCGAGTATCCGCGCGTCACCGCGGACGAAGCCGCCCTGCTCGTTCTGCCGGACGGGAGCACCATGGTCTGCCCGCTGCACGACCTCTCGATGTCGGGCGCGGCAATCGTCACTCCGGCGCGACCGCCGCTCGGCGCCGAGGTGATGGTCGACAAGCGGCGCGCGACAGTCGTGCGCCACCACGAGCGCGGTATCGCGGTGGAATTCTTTAACGAGGGTTTGCGCGCTGCCGGCGAGTTCGGCGCGGCCTTAAGACCTGCGCCACGAAGATGA
- a CDS encoding transglutaminase-like cysteine peptidase: MQRVHYSALIVIAGMLASTPVCAQGVSNIEKPDKAERSSAQGSSFMRIFGPAQPPHGFVRFCEANQSECMSDHGQESRFDASAERLKELDDINRTVNKDVAPATDLEVYGVNEYWTLPRTRGDCEDYALQKRHNLISKGWPVSALLMTVVRDEKGEGHAVLTARTVQGDFILDNKIEDVRMWNKTPYQFVMRQSYLNPKVWVALDTRQGPLATALSGLENQSAE, from the coding sequence ATGCAGCGGGTCCACTACAGCGCACTTATCGTTATCGCCGGCATGCTTGCTTCGACGCCAGTGTGCGCCCAGGGCGTGTCCAACATTGAGAAGCCCGATAAGGCCGAACGCTCATCCGCGCAGGGCTCGAGCTTCATGCGCATCTTTGGTCCCGCGCAGCCGCCGCATGGGTTCGTGCGCTTCTGCGAGGCCAATCAGTCCGAATGCATGAGCGATCACGGCCAGGAGAGCCGTTTCGACGCTAGCGCCGAGCGCCTCAAGGAGCTCGACGACATCAATCGCACCGTGAACAAGGACGTCGCTCCGGCGACCGACCTCGAAGTCTACGGCGTCAACGAGTACTGGACGCTGCCGCGCACCCGCGGCGATTGCGAGGATTACGCCCTGCAGAAGCGCCACAACCTAATTTCCAAGGGCTGGCCGGTCAGCGCACTGCTGATGACCGTCGTGCGCGACGAGAAAGGCGAGGGCCACGCCGTCCTCACCGCCCGCACCGTGCAGGGCGACTTCATCCTCGACAACAAGATCGAGGACGTGCGCATGTGGAACAAGACGCCCTACCAGTTCGTGATGCGCCAGTCGTATCTGAACCCGAAGGTTTGGGTCGCCCTCGACACTCGCCAGGGCCCGCTCGCGACCGCCCTGTCGGGTCTCGAGAACCAGAGCGCCGAGTAA
- a CDS encoding gamma carbonic anhydrase family protein has protein sequence MPLYELDGVAVETPGEGRYWVAPTAVLIGQVILEDEASVWFGSVLRGDNEPIRVGARSNVQEGCVMHTDPGFPLTVGEDCTIGHMVMLHGCTIGRGSLIGIGSIILNGANIGEECLIGANTLIAEGKEIPPRSMVLGSPGKIVRQLSDEDVKRFGGAAGRYVKNWKRFAAGMKPQA, from the coding sequence ATGCCGCTCTATGAGCTGGACGGCGTCGCCGTCGAGACGCCGGGCGAGGGCCGCTACTGGGTCGCGCCGACCGCGGTGCTCATCGGCCAGGTGATCCTCGAGGACGAGGCGAGCGTGTGGTTCGGCAGCGTGCTGCGCGGCGACAACGAGCCCATTCGCGTCGGTGCGCGCTCGAACGTGCAGGAAGGGTGCGTGATGCACACCGACCCGGGCTTTCCGCTCACCGTCGGCGAGGACTGCACCATCGGCCACATGGTGATGCTGCATGGCTGCACGATCGGCCGGGGCAGCCTGATCGGCATCGGCTCGATCATCCTCAACGGCGCGAACATCGGCGAGGAATGCCTAATCGGCGCCAATACACTGATCGCCGAGGGCAAGGAGATCCCGCCGCGCTCGATGGTGCTCGGTTCGCCGGGGAAGATCGTTCGCCAGCTTTCCGATGAGGACGTCAAGCGCTTCGGCGGGGCAGCCGGCCGCTACGTGAAAAACTGGAAGCGCTTCGCCGCGGGAATGAAGCCGCAGGCGTGA
- a CDS encoding DUF3126 family protein produces MLVDPKEVARLQAYLRKTFGTPSLEVRARPKKKDSAEVFVNGEFIAVLFREEDEGETSYQFQMAILDVDLEPV; encoded by the coding sequence ATGCTCGTGGACCCCAAGGAAGTTGCTCGCCTGCAGGCGTATCTGCGCAAGACGTTCGGCACGCCCTCGCTGGAGGTGCGCGCCCGCCCGAAGAAGAAGGACAGCGCCGAAGTCTTCGTCAACGGCGAGTTCATCGCGGTCCTGTTCCGCGAGGAGGACGAGGGCGAGACATCCTACCAGTTCCAGATGGCGATCCTCGACGTCGACCTCGAGCCGGTGTGA
- the cysE gene encoding serine O-acetyltransferase — MATKTRTAADGKVQAYDPIWSEIRREAASAMTAEPALGSFIYATLLSHDRLEDAICHRLAQRLAHSEVDGVLINQTFQGVLEKRPELGGIFRADLAAVFDRDPACNRYIDPLLYFKGFHALVTHRFANALWHDGRRDFALFLQSQSSRTFNVDIHPAAKFGQGIMLDHATGIVVGETAVVGNNCSFLHGVTLGGSGKETGDRHPKIGESVLIGAGAKVLGNITVGDGSRVAAGSVVLAAVPAHVTVAGVPAKIVGSAGCAEPALEMEQTWVDDFGGL, encoded by the coding sequence ATGGCAACCAAGACGCGGACGGCGGCCGACGGCAAAGTCCAGGCCTACGATCCCATTTGGTCGGAGATCCGCCGCGAGGCGGCAAGCGCGATGACCGCCGAGCCGGCGCTCGGCAGCTTCATCTATGCAACCTTGCTCAGCCACGATCGGCTGGAGGACGCCATCTGCCATCGGCTCGCCCAGCGCCTCGCGCACTCCGAGGTCGACGGCGTGCTCATCAATCAGACGTTTCAAGGCGTGCTCGAAAAGCGCCCTGAGCTCGGCGGCATCTTCCGCGCCGATCTCGCCGCCGTGTTCGATCGCGACCCGGCGTGCAACCGCTATATCGACCCGCTGCTCTACTTCAAAGGCTTCCACGCCCTCGTGACGCATCGCTTCGCCAACGCGCTGTGGCACGACGGCCGGCGCGACTTCGCGCTGTTCCTGCAGAGCCAGTCGTCGCGCACCTTCAACGTCGACATCCACCCAGCCGCCAAGTTCGGCCAGGGGATCATGCTCGACCACGCGACCGGCATCGTCGTCGGCGAGACGGCGGTTGTCGGCAACAACTGCTCGTTCCTGCATGGCGTGACGCTCGGCGGCAGCGGCAAGGAAACGGGCGACCGGCATCCGAAGATCGGCGAGAGCGTGCTCATCGGCGCGGGCGCCAAGGTGCTCGGCAACATCACCGTCGGCGACGGCTCGCGCGTGGCTGCCGGCAGCGTCGTGCTGGCGGCCGTGCCGGCGCACGTGACCGTGGCGGGCGTCCCGGCGAAGATCGTCGGCTCCGCCGGCTGCGCCGAGCCCGCGCTCGAAATGGAACAGACCTGGGTCGACGATTTCGGCGGCCTGTGA
- a CDS encoding enoyl-CoA hydratase — translation MQGMPSDTPELRLERDGDIGFVIASNPTRMNAFTAGMWKAVPEVLAAAEADPDIRVIVLRGAGSRAFSAGADISEFDSARAGDAAAAYDALNDAAFHALSGCTKPTISMIHGFCLGGGLAIALCTDIRIADEAAEFAIPAAKLGLGYNARWVRPLLAAVPPARAKEMLFTGRRFKVAEALAMGLVNTVVTAEALEQTTRSLAGDIAANAPLTVRAAKRTIDELTRNPQTPDIAALDAAVEACFASEDYAEGRLAFKEKRKPRFKGR, via the coding sequence ATGCAGGGTATGCCGTCAGACACACCGGAGCTGCGCCTGGAGCGCGACGGCGACATCGGCTTCGTCATCGCCAGCAATCCCACCCGCATGAACGCCTTCACCGCCGGCATGTGGAAGGCCGTGCCGGAGGTGCTGGCGGCAGCCGAGGCAGACCCGGATATCCGCGTGATCGTGTTGCGTGGCGCCGGCTCCCGTGCCTTCTCAGCCGGTGCCGATATCTCGGAATTCGATAGCGCCCGCGCCGGCGACGCTGCGGCAGCCTACGACGCCTTGAACGACGCGGCCTTTCACGCGCTGAGCGGCTGCACCAAGCCGACGATCTCGATGATCCACGGCTTCTGCCTCGGGGGCGGGCTCGCCATCGCCCTGTGCACCGACATCCGCATCGCCGACGAGGCGGCCGAATTCGCCATCCCCGCCGCCAAGCTCGGGCTCGGCTACAATGCGCGGTGGGTGCGGCCCCTGCTCGCCGCCGTCCCGCCGGCCCGGGCAAAGGAGATGCTGTTCACGGGACGGCGCTTCAAAGTTGCAGAGGCGCTCGCCATGGGCCTCGTCAATACTGTGGTGACGGCTGAGGCGCTGGAGCAGACGACGCGGTCTCTCGCTGGCGACATTGCCGCCAACGCGCCGCTCACCGTGCGTGCCGCCAAACGCACCATCGATGAGCTGACGCGCAACCCGCAGACGCCAGACATCGCGGCGCTCGACGCGGCGGTCGAAGCCTGCTTCGCGAGCGAGGATTACGCGGAAGGACGCCTGGCCTTCAAAGAGAAGCGCAAACCGCGCTTCAAGGGCCGCTAA
- the acuI gene encoding acrylyl-CoA reductase (NADPH) has translation MSGYNALLLTRAEGGVAASWQPMNEAALGDGDVTVRVTHSTINYKDGLALTGRLPGMRLPLVPGIDFAGSVLASSNAELAAGDGVILNGWGCGERHPGGYAERARVPGDWLVKRPPVFTSAEAMAIGTAGYTAMLAVLALEDHGVTPDKGPVLVTGAAGGVGSVAIALLAKLGFRVIASTGRSGEADYLHGLGATEVIDRAELSSARGALGKERWAGAIDVAGSHTLANVLAMTQYGGCVAATGLAQGLDLPMSVAPFILRGITLAGIDSVMAPKSKRVRAWARLATDLDRGKLAAMTETRPLLDVTALAPEILAGKVRGRVVLEVE, from the coding sequence ATGAGTGGCTACAACGCACTGCTTCTCACGCGCGCCGAGGGTGGAGTCGCGGCCTCGTGGCAGCCAATGAACGAGGCTGCGCTAGGCGACGGCGACGTGACTGTCCGGGTCACGCACTCGACGATCAACTACAAGGACGGCCTGGCGCTGACGGGTCGCCTTCCGGGCATGCGTCTACCGCTGGTGCCGGGCATCGATTTCGCCGGATCGGTCTTGGCCTCGTCGAACGCGGAGCTCGCCGCCGGCGATGGCGTTATCCTCAACGGCTGGGGTTGCGGCGAGCGGCACCCGGGCGGGTACGCCGAGCGCGCGCGTGTGCCCGGTGATTGGTTGGTCAAGCGGCCACCCGTGTTCACGAGCGCCGAGGCGATGGCCATCGGTACGGCGGGTTACACGGCCATGCTTGCGGTTCTGGCGCTCGAGGATCACGGCGTCACTCCCGACAAGGGACCGGTGCTCGTCACCGGCGCGGCGGGCGGAGTCGGCAGCGTCGCGATCGCGCTGCTAGCGAAGCTCGGCTTTCGGGTCATTGCCTCCACCGGTCGCAGCGGTGAGGCGGACTATCTGCATGGGCTCGGGGCGACGGAGGTCATCGACCGGGCCGAGCTGTCGTCGGCGCGCGGCGCGCTGGGCAAGGAGCGCTGGGCCGGGGCGATCGACGTTGCCGGATCGCACACGCTCGCCAACGTTCTCGCCATGACTCAATACGGCGGCTGCGTCGCCGCGACTGGCCTCGCGCAAGGTCTCGACCTGCCGATGTCGGTCGCGCCGTTCATCCTGCGCGGCATCACACTTGCCGGGATCGACAGCGTCATGGCGCCGAAATCGAAGCGCGTGCGGGCATGGGCGAGGCTCGCAACCGACCTCGACCGCGGCAAGCTCGCGGCGATGACGGAAACGCGGCCGCTTCTGGACGTGACCGCCCTGGCGCCGGAAATTCTCGCGGGCAAGGTGCGCGGGCGCGTCGTGCTCGAGGTCGAGTAG
- the metH gene encoding methionine synthase, whose amino-acid sequence MEMTTGNAAQAFINVGERTNVTGSAKFRKLIEANDYPAALAVARSQVENGAQILDINMDEGLLDSEKAMQTFLNLIASEPDISRVPVMIDSSKWSVIEAGLKCVQGKPIVNSISLKEGEEQFLDHAKKVLRYGAAVVVMAFDEQGQADTADRKVAICERAYKILTEEVGFPPEDIIFDPNIFAVATGIEEHNGYGLAFIEAARRIKEKMPLVHISGGVSNLSFAFRGNEPVREAMHSVFLYHAIQAGMDMGIVNAGQLALYDDIPAELRELCEDVVLNKRPDATDRLLEAAAKFKGDGSGAKAKEKDLSWREAPVQERLTHSLVHGITDFIEQDTEEARQQAAKPLHVIEGPLMAGMNVVGDLFGAGKMFLPQVVKSARVMKQAVAYLQPYLEEEKKLSGLEAMPAAGKVVMATVKGDVHDIGKNIVGVVLQCNNYEVIDLGVMVPAAKILETAKRVKADIIGLSGLITPSLDEMCFVAAEMEREGFVCPLLIGGATTSRVHTAVKISPNYEKGQAIYVLDASRAVGVVSKLLSDTERPNYVGEIRAEYVKVREAHVRNEASKKRIPLTAARANKFKIDWSSYTPPKPTFLGAKAFTDYPLAELVPYIDWTPFFQTWELVGRYPAILKDNKVGAEAQKLFNDAQDMLKRIVAEKWVRASAVIGFWPANAVGDDIALYTDETRKQQLATLFTLRQQIARDPSRDRAHTALADFVAPKETGLADYVGGFAVTSGLGEEEAIQKHIKVTDDYSRILCKALCDRLAEAFAERLHARVRREFWGYASDETLSNDDLILEKYRGIRPAPGYPAQPDHTEKATLWKLMDVHKSAGIELTESYAMWPGAAVSGFYFAHPESHYFGVGKVERDQAADYAARKGWTLEEAERWLAPVLNYDPRTLREAAA is encoded by the coding sequence ATAGAAATGACAACGGGAAATGCGGCGCAAGCCTTCATCAACGTCGGCGAGCGGACCAACGTCACCGGGTCCGCCAAGTTCAGAAAGCTGATCGAAGCCAACGACTACCCCGCCGCGCTCGCCGTGGCGCGCAGCCAGGTCGAGAACGGCGCGCAAATCCTCGACATCAACATGGACGAGGGCCTGCTCGACTCCGAGAAGGCGATGCAGACGTTTCTCAACCTCATCGCCTCCGAACCCGACATCTCGCGCGTGCCGGTGATGATCGATAGCTCGAAGTGGAGCGTCATCGAGGCAGGCCTCAAGTGCGTGCAGGGCAAGCCGATCGTCAACTCGATCTCGCTCAAGGAAGGCGAGGAGCAGTTCCTCGACCACGCCAAGAAGGTGTTGCGCTACGGCGCCGCCGTCGTCGTCATGGCGTTCGACGAGCAAGGCCAGGCCGACACCGCCGACCGCAAAGTCGCCATCTGCGAGCGCGCCTACAAGATCCTCACCGAAGAGGTCGGCTTTCCGCCGGAAGACATCATCTTCGATCCCAATATCTTTGCCGTCGCCACGGGCATCGAGGAGCACAACGGCTACGGGCTGGCCTTCATCGAGGCGGCGCGGCGCATCAAGGAGAAGATGCCGCTGGTGCACATCTCGGGCGGTGTGTCGAACCTGTCGTTCGCCTTCCGCGGCAACGAGCCGGTGCGCGAGGCGATGCACTCGGTGTTCCTCTACCATGCCATCCAGGCCGGCATGGACATGGGCATCGTCAACGCCGGGCAGCTGGCGCTCTACGACGACATCCCCGCGGAGCTGCGCGAATTGTGCGAGGACGTCGTTCTCAATAAGCGGCCTGACGCCACCGACCGGTTGCTCGAAGCGGCGGCGAAGTTCAAGGGTGACGGCAGCGGCGCCAAGGCAAAAGAGAAGGATCTTTCCTGGCGCGAAGCACCCGTGCAGGAGCGGCTGACGCATTCGCTGGTGCACGGCATCACCGACTTCATCGAGCAGGACACCGAAGAGGCCCGCCAGCAGGCGGCGAAGCCGCTGCACGTGATCGAAGGTCCACTGATGGCGGGCATGAACGTCGTCGGCGACCTGTTCGGCGCCGGCAAGATGTTCCTGCCGCAGGTGGTGAAGTCGGCCCGCGTCATGAAGCAGGCCGTCGCCTACCTGCAACCCTACCTCGAGGAAGAGAAGAAGCTTTCTGGTCTCGAAGCGATGCCGGCCGCCGGCAAAGTCGTCATGGCGACCGTCAAAGGCGACGTGCACGACATCGGCAAGAACATCGTCGGCGTCGTCCTCCAGTGCAACAACTACGAGGTGATCGACCTCGGCGTCATGGTGCCGGCGGCGAAGATCCTCGAGACGGCCAAGCGCGTGAAGGCCGACATCATCGGTCTGTCGGGCCTCATTACCCCGTCGCTCGATGAAATGTGCTTCGTCGCCGCCGAGATGGAGCGCGAGGGCTTCGTCTGCCCGCTGCTCATCGGCGGCGCGACCACCTCGCGCGTGCACACGGCAGTGAAGATCAGCCCCAACTACGAGAAGGGCCAGGCGATCTACGTGCTCGACGCCAGCCGTGCCGTCGGCGTCGTCTCCAAGCTGCTCTCCGACACGGAGCGTCCCAACTACGTGGGCGAAATCCGCGCCGAGTACGTCAAGGTGCGCGAGGCGCACGTGCGCAACGAGGCTTCGAAGAAGCGCATCCCGCTGACAGCGGCGCGCGCCAACAAGTTCAAGATCGACTGGTCGAGCTACACGCCGCCGAAGCCCACTTTTCTCGGCGCGAAGGCATTCACCGACTACCCGCTCGCCGAGCTGGTGCCGTATATCGACTGGACACCCTTCTTCCAGACGTGGGAGCTGGTCGGCCGCTACCCGGCAATCCTCAAGGACAACAAGGTCGGCGCGGAAGCGCAGAAGCTGTTCAACGACGCGCAAGACATGCTGAAGCGCATCGTGGCTGAGAAGTGGGTGCGTGCCTCCGCCGTCATCGGCTTCTGGCCGGCGAATGCGGTGGGTGACGACATCGCGCTCTACACCGATGAAACGCGCAAGCAGCAACTCGCGACGCTCTTCACGCTGCGGCAGCAGATCGCCCGTGATCCTTCGCGCGATCGCGCGCACACCGCGCTCGCCGACTTCGTCGCGCCGAAGGAGACAGGGCTAGCCGACTACGTCGGTGGCTTTGCCGTCACCTCGGGCCTGGGCGAGGAGGAAGCGATCCAGAAGCACATCAAGGTGACGGACGACTACAGCCGCATCCTCTGCAAGGCGCTGTGCGATCGACTCGCGGAGGCCTTTGCGGAGCGCTTGCACGCGCGTGTGCGGCGGGAGTTCTGGGGCTATGCGTCGGACGAGACGCTCTCCAACGACGATCTCATCCTCGAGAAGTATCGGGGCATCCGACCGGCGCCGGGTTATCCGGCTCAGCCCGATCACACCGAGAAGGCGACGCTCTGGAAGCTGATGGACGTGCACAAGTCAGCCGGCATCGAGCTGACCGAGAGCTATGCCATGTGGCCGGGCGCGGCCGTCTCCGGCTTCTATTTCGCGCATCCCGAGAGCCACTATTTCGGAGTGGGCAAGGTCGAGCGTGACCAGGCCGCGGACTATGCCGCGCGCAAGGGCTGGACGCTTGAGGAGGCGGAGCGCTGGCTCGCCCCCGTGCTCAACTACGATCCGCGCACGCTGCGCGAAGCCGCCGCCTGA
- a CDS encoding endonuclease domain-containing protein has product MRQRLTGLARTLRRRETIAEERLWAELRGRRLAGWKFKRQVPRGRYILDFYCADAALVIEVDGFQHLEDKQVGDAERTAFLESEGLRVLRLTNADVTDNLEGSLEAIFLELGQRPAPSPGAARRPLPKGRGYGAAGEKGGE; this is encoded by the coding sequence ATGCGTCAGCGTCTCACCGGTCTTGCTCGCACCCTTCGCCGCCGCGAGACAATTGCGGAGGAGCGGCTATGGGCAGAGCTGCGCGGTCGGCGGCTCGCGGGATGGAAGTTCAAACGCCAAGTGCCACGCGGCCGATACATCCTCGATTTCTACTGCGCCGATGCGGCATTGGTCATCGAGGTGGATGGCTTCCAGCACCTGGAGGATAAGCAAGTCGGCGACGCGGAGAGAACCGCGTTTCTGGAGTCGGAGGGCCTGCGTGTGCTGAGGCTGACCAACGCCGACGTGACGGACAATCTGGAGGGGTCGCTGGAAGCGATCTTCCTTGAGCTGGGGCAACGACCCGCCCCCTCACCCGGCGCTGCGCGCCGGCCTCTCCCCAAGGGGAGAGGCTATGGTGCGGCGGGCGAAAAGGGTGGCGAATAG
- the metF gene encoding methylenetetrahydrofolate reductase [NAD(P)H]: MAVGSERKSRLLGADEIDVSFEFFPPKTEKMEEALWSCIERLAPLNPEFVSVTYGAGGSTRERTHNTVVRLVNETKLKPAAHLTCVAASKAEIDAVAQDYWNEGIRHIVALRGDPVGGPGTSYHPQADGYINAADLVGGLKRIAPFEVSVAGYPEKHPESPTFAADMDNLKAKVDAGADRIITQFSFDNTHYLRFLERARAAGIWVPITPGIVPIHNFKQVAGFAARTGASMPSWLARRFDGLEDDPATSHLVAAAVATEQAMDLVDEGVKKFHFYTLNRADLVYAICHLLGLRPHPQTQPVSAAVKPAKARATG; this comes from the coding sequence ATGGCAGTAGGATCGGAACGCAAGAGCCGGCTCCTTGGCGCCGACGAGATCGACGTGTCCTTCGAGTTCTTCCCGCCCAAGACGGAGAAGATGGAGGAGGCCCTGTGGTCGTGCATCGAACGGCTGGCGCCCCTAAATCCTGAATTCGTATCGGTGACCTACGGGGCCGGCGGATCGACGCGCGAGCGCACCCACAACACGGTCGTGCGCCTCGTCAACGAAACCAAGTTGAAGCCGGCGGCGCATCTCACCTGCGTAGCCGCCTCGAAGGCGGAGATCGACGCGGTCGCCCAGGACTACTGGAATGAGGGCATCCGCCACATCGTGGCGCTGCGCGGCGATCCGGTCGGGGGGCCCGGGACGAGTTACCACCCGCAAGCGGACGGCTACATCAATGCCGCCGATCTGGTCGGCGGGTTGAAGCGCATCGCGCCGTTCGAGGTGTCAGTCGCCGGCTACCCGGAGAAGCATCCCGAAAGCCCGACATTCGCCGCCGACATGGACAACCTCAAAGCCAAGGTCGATGCCGGCGCCGACAGGATCATCACCCAGTTCAGCTTCGACAACACCCACTACCTGCGCTTCCTGGAGCGCGCCCGCGCCGCCGGCATCTGGGTACCGATCACGCCCGGCATCGTGCCGATCCACAACTTCAAGCAGGTTGCCGGCTTTGCCGCCCGCACCGGCGCCAGCATGCCCTCGTGGCTGGCACGGAGGTTCGACGGCCTTGAAGACGACCCGGCGACGAGCCACCTCGTGGCCGCCGCTGTCGCTACCGAGCAGGCGATGGACCTCGTCGATGAAGGCGTGAAGAAGTTCCATTTCTACACCCTCAATCGCGCCGACCTCGTATACGCCATCTGCCATCTTCTGGGCTTGCGGCCGCACCCGCAGACCCAGCCGGTGAGTGCGGCGGTGAAGCCGGCCAAGGCGCGAGCGACAGGGTAA
- a CDS encoding ArsR/SmtB family transcription factor — MPVSGSFASDEIVTALKAAAEPTRLRILLLLAAGELSVKDLTLILSQSQPRISRHLKLLAEAGLVERFREGSWAYFHVSDRAVGGRLALDILGLVDGADRVIARDRERADALKREREAAAQTYFQSHAADWDRIRALHVAEHDVEQAIVEALGRSPFKLLVDLGTGTGRILELLADRYERGIGFDLSNAMLAYARSNLSKVKLGRAQVRHGDIYALTLPDEVADAVVMHQVLHFLSDPAQAIREAARVLAPGGRLLIADFAPHDLEFLREEYAHDRLGFTPAQVDNWMRDAGLEPRLQRDMAPTAAAGPQALTVSLWLGERPAATADQSKPARTRALQEAR; from the coding sequence ATGCCCGTGTCAGGATCGTTTGCCAGCGACGAGATCGTGACGGCCCTCAAGGCGGCCGCCGAGCCGACGCGGCTGCGCATCCTCCTGCTGCTGGCGGCGGGCGAGCTCAGCGTCAAGGACCTGACGCTCATCCTCAGCCAGAGCCAGCCACGGATCAGCCGCCACTTGAAGCTCCTCGCCGAGGCGGGGCTGGTTGAGCGCTTCCGCGAGGGGAGCTGGGCCTATTTCCACGTGTCCGACCGCGCGGTCGGCGGACGTCTCGCCCTCGACATCCTGGGACTGGTCGACGGCGCCGACCGGGTCATCGCCCGCGACCGGGAACGGGCCGATGCCCTGAAGCGGGAGCGCGAGGCTGCCGCGCAAACGTACTTCCAATCGCACGCGGCCGACTGGGATCGCATCCGTGCCTTGCATGTCGCCGAGCACGACGTGGAGCAGGCGATCGTCGAGGCGCTCGGCCGTAGCCCGTTCAAGCTGCTGGTGGACCTCGGCACCGGGACGGGTCGCATTCTCGAGCTGCTGGCCGACCGCTACGAGCGCGGGATCGGCTTCGATCTCAGCAACGCGATGCTCGCCTATGCCCGCAGTAACCTGTCGAAGGTAAAGCTCGGCCGGGCGCAAGTGCGCCATGGCGACATCTACGCCCTGACCTTGCCTGACGAAGTCGCCGACGCGGTCGTCATGCACCAGGTGCTGCACTTCCTTTCCGATCCGGCGCAGGCCATTCGCGAGGCCGCTCGCGTCCTGGCACCGGGTGGCCGGTTGCTTATCGCCGACTTCGCGCCGCACGATCTGGAGTTCCTACGCGAGGAGTACGCGCACGACCGCCTGGGCTTCACGCCGGCACAGGTGGACAATTGGATGCGCGACGCCGGCCTCGAGCCGCGACTGCAACGCGACATGGCTCCGACGGCGGCGGCCGGTCCGCAGGCGCTCACGGTGTCGCTGTGGTTGGGCGAGCGCCCCGCCGCGACGGCCGATCAATCAAAACCCGCGCGAACCCGCGCACTGCAGGAGGCTCGGTGA
- a CDS encoding ABC transporter substrate-binding protein, with amino-acid sequence MQFPVTSIAPRRGLVRALACAAVVAMPMAAMAQAAPPAPPTATATLPAAPPAAATEAAPVVRKESPAGFMKRVGNELLAASRSGSVGQFAMVLNSNADVPSIGISALGEYARSLPKTDRPIYYNGMINFIARYASKEAPKYPVARFIVTAQSKEDARGTYVDSRITLASGDGYDVRWLIVKRGNTYKVRDAQVIGFWMTSFLDNLFQSFISDNGGNPKALVVALNR; translated from the coding sequence ATGCAGTTTCCCGTGACCTCGATTGCGCCGCGGCGTGGCCTTGTGCGCGCGCTGGCCTGTGCGGCAGTCGTTGCGATGCCGATGGCCGCCATGGCCCAGGCCGCGCCACCAGCGCCGCCAACAGCCACGGCTACGCTCCCTGCCGCGCCCCCCGCCGCCGCGACGGAGGCGGCTCCGGTTGTCCGCAAGGAAAGCCCGGCCGGCTTCATGAAGCGCGTCGGCAACGAGTTGCTCGCCGCCTCCCGCTCGGGATCGGTCGGTCAGTTCGCCATGGTCCTCAACTCGAACGCCGATGTGCCCTCGATCGGCATCAGTGCGCTGGGTGAGTACGCGCGCAGCCTGCCGAAGACGGACCGCCCGATCTACTACAACGGCATGATCAATTTCATCGCCCGCTACGCCTCGAAGGAGGCGCCGAAATACCCGGTGGCGCGCTTCATCGTCACCGCGCAGTCGAAGGAAGACGCGCGCGGCACGTATGTGGACAGCCGCATCACCCTCGCCAGCGGCGACGGCTACGACGTGCGCTGGCTCATCGTGAAGCGCGGCAACACTTACAAGGTCCGCGACGCGCAGGTCATCGGCTTCTGGATGACGTCGTTCCTCGACAATCTGTTCCAGAGCTTCATCAGCGACAACGGCGGCAACCCCAAAGCGCTGGTCGTCGCCCTCAATCGCTGA